From a single Nostoc sp. MS1 genomic region:
- a CDS encoding DUF2808 domain-containing protein, with amino-acid sequence MKGIICSGLSALILTTASVAIAAPAKYESQDLQSPPSIALNFNVPHISNSGIKNDTHFIEVEVLGMSLQDLMISVPSQMQRFSGVRVRDKSGRDIAAQTEINQGNLSIVFEQPLAPGNTVEVQFTGVKTTVPADKIILYGVTARRVGLQGEIPIGTARIDLPN; translated from the coding sequence ATGAAAGGTATAATTTGCAGTGGTTTATCGGCTTTAATACTCACTACAGCTTCTGTCGCCATAGCTGCACCTGCCAAATATGAATCACAGGATTTACAATCACCCCCTTCTATAGCTCTAAACTTTAACGTTCCTCATATTAGTAATTCTGGTATCAAGAATGACACCCACTTTATTGAAGTAGAAGTACTAGGAATGTCTTTACAAGACTTAATGATTTCTGTCCCTAGCCAAATGCAACGCTTTAGTGGAGTTCGAGTTAGAGATAAATCTGGTAGAGATATTGCGGCTCAGACAGAAATTAATCAAGGAAATTTATCAATTGTCTTTGAACAACCTCTTGCTCCTGGTAATACTGTAGAAGTTCAATTTACAGGCGTGAAAACAACAGTTCCGGCTGATAAAATTATTCTCTATGGAGTAACGGCTAGAAGAGTAGGGTTACAAGGAGAAATACCCATTGGTACAGCTAGAATTGACCTCCCTAACTGA
- a CDS encoding NRAMP family divalent metal transporter → MKKFLEIALGIVTSIGGFLDVGAIATSAEAGSIFGFELIWVIILGTICVIALVEMSGRLAAVSKHTLAAAVRERFGFNFFIIPLVAEIIVDFLVLGAEIGGVCVALQLLTGISFQFYALPVALALWLLIWYGNFSVIENGISLLGLVTLVFVVVTSKLHPSITEIGSSLLPTLPQEDKTHYLFLVVSILGALISPYLFYFYSSGAVEDKWDEGNIGVNRAVATLGMSFGSIVSIAVLIVAAMVLKPKGIQVDSYEQAALMLTESLGYWGFVLFALSLGIACFGAALEISLDTAYIVAQTFGWNWGENLKPKDAARFSLIYTIFIFLASLLMVVGIDPLQLTLFSMAITAVILPPVIVPFLVLMNDKLYVGKYRNGWISNTIIVLTIGLAFILAIIAIPLEFIGG, encoded by the coding sequence ATGAAAAAATTTCTTGAAATTGCTTTGGGTATTGTTACTAGTATTGGTGGCTTTCTAGATGTGGGTGCGATCGCCACTAGTGCCGAAGCTGGCTCTATTTTTGGTTTTGAATTAATTTGGGTAATTATTCTCGGAACAATCTGTGTGATTGCTCTTGTAGAAATGTCAGGCAGATTAGCCGCAGTAAGTAAACATACATTAGCTGCCGCAGTCAGGGAAAGATTTGGCTTTAACTTTTTTATTATCCCTTTAGTGGCAGAAATTATTGTTGATTTTTTAGTGTTAGGGGCGGAAATTGGTGGGGTTTGTGTTGCTTTACAATTGCTCACAGGTATTAGCTTTCAATTCTACGCTTTACCTGTTGCTCTGGCGCTGTGGTTATTAATTTGGTATGGTAATTTTAGTGTTATTGAAAATGGGATTTCTTTACTTGGATTAGTTACACTAGTTTTTGTTGTGGTTACTAGCAAACTTCATCCTTCCATAACTGAAATTGGTAGTAGTTTATTACCAACTCTACCACAAGAAGATAAAACGCATTATCTATTTCTTGTTGTGAGTATTTTAGGTGCTTTAATTAGTCCTTATCTCTTTTATTTTTATTCGTCAGGTGCAGTTGAAGATAAATGGGATGAAGGCAACATCGGTGTAAATCGCGCTGTTGCTACTTTAGGTATGAGCTTTGGTAGCATTGTATCAATAGCAGTATTAATTGTTGCGGCAATGGTACTCAAACCGAAAGGTATTCAAGTTGATAGCTATGAACAAGCAGCTTTAATGTTAACAGAGTCTCTAGGTTATTGGGGCTTTGTACTTTTTGCCCTTTCATTGGGTATTGCTTGCTTTGGTGCAGCGCTGGAAATTAGTTTGGATACAGCCTATATTGTGGCACAAACTTTTGGTTGGAATTGGGGAGAAAATCTAAAACCCAAAGATGCCGCACGTTTTAGTTTGATATATACAATATTTATTTTCCTGGCTTCTCTATTAATGGTTGTAGGGATAGATCCTTTACAACTAACTTTATTTTCAATGGCAATTACAGCCGTAATTTTACCACCTGTGATTGTGCCATTTTTAGTATTAATGAACGATAAACTATATGTGGGTAAATACCGTAATGGTTGGATAAGCAATACAATAATAGTCTTGACGATTGGTCTAGCTTTTATATTGGCAATTATAGCTATTCCTCTAGAATTTATTGGAGGATAA
- a CDS encoding DNA cytosine methyltransferase: protein MSSKSLTVKKNLEIQVIPDYPTRASSKLTLKALSFFSGCMGLDLGLEQEGIEVLLACEVDTAARKTIETNRPDITLIGDIRNYSANEIREKAGLSLHEDIDVIVGGPPCQAFSSAGKRQGFHDERGNVFLTFIDLITQLRPKFAVIENVRGLLSAPLKHRPHEMRGANYPQLSDEEKRGGALLYIIRQLKEAGYGVSFNLYNTANFGTPQQRERVVITCSRDGEKLPYLTPTHSETGLYGLPQWRTLRDALAELPKDGHCFVKFPEKRLKYYRLLKPGQYWRDLPVELHQEALGASYHAGGGKTGFYRRLAWNKPSPTLVTHPAMPATDLAHPEEDRPLSIQEYKRIQELPDSWIIEGNLLDQYRQVGNAVPCSLGRAIARMLINHINGIEPKVFHNFPYSRYLKTDEVNWELDILGKSHPTYAKQLSLFPT, encoded by the coding sequence ATGTCTAGTAAATCCCTCACTGTGAAAAAAAACTTGGAAATACAGGTTATTCCAGATTACCCTACCAGAGCTTCTAGTAAACTTACTCTCAAGGCTTTAAGTTTTTTCTCAGGCTGTATGGGTCTTGATTTGGGGCTTGAGCAAGAAGGAATTGAGGTTTTACTAGCTTGTGAAGTAGATACGGCTGCTCGAAAAACAATAGAAACAAATAGACCTGATATCACTCTTATTGGTGACATTAGAAACTACTCTGCTAATGAAATTAGAGAAAAAGCAGGGTTGAGTTTGCATGAAGATATTGATGTGATTGTTGGCGGGCCACCATGTCAAGCCTTTAGCAGTGCGGGTAAACGGCAAGGATTTCATGATGAGCGGGGAAATGTCTTCTTAACGTTTATTGATTTAATTACTCAACTTAGACCTAAGTTTGCGGTGATCGAAAATGTTAGAGGACTATTGTCTGCTCCTTTAAAGCACCGACCTCATGAAATGAGAGGAGCTAACTATCCCCAATTGTCTGATGAGGAGAAAAGAGGGGGCGCACTTTTATATATTATTCGTCAACTGAAAGAAGCTGGCTACGGTGTTTCCTTCAACTTATATAATACAGCTAATTTTGGTACTCCTCAGCAACGGGAGAGGGTTGTCATCACTTGCAGCCGTGATGGTGAGAAACTTCCCTATCTTACACCTACCCATTCAGAGACAGGTTTGTATGGACTACCGCAATGGCGGACGCTAAGAGACGCGCTTGCGGAACTGCCAAAAGATGGGCATTGTTTCGTTAAGTTTCCAGAAAAACGCCTTAAGTACTACCGACTATTAAAACCTGGGCAGTATTGGCGAGATTTACCAGTAGAACTGCATCAAGAAGCACTAGGCGCATCCTATCATGCAGGAGGCGGAAAAACTGGTTTCTACCGTAGGTTAGCGTGGAATAAACCTTCGCCAACTCTTGTTACACATCCAGCAATGCCTGCAACAGATTTAGCACACCCAGAAGAAGATAGACCTCTGAGTATTCAGGAATATAAAAGGATTCAGGAATTGCCTGATAGCTGGATTATAGAAGGAAATTTGTTAGATCAATATCGACAGGTCGGTAATGCTGTACCCTGCTCTCTTGGTAGAGCGATCGCTAGAATGTTAATAAATCATATAAACGGTATAGAACCCAAAGTTTTTCATAACTTTCCCTATTCTCGATATTTAAAAACTGATGAGGTTAATTGGGAATTAGATATTTTAGGAAAGTCTCATCCTACTTATGCAAAGCAACTTTCTTTATTTCCAACGTGA
- a CDS encoding amylo-alpha-1,6-glucosidase encodes MCMEFGREICGYLNTAESREWLVTNGIGGYASGTVAGLLTRRYHGLLVAALQPPLGRTLLLAKLDETVLYDHHSYPLNTNRWADGNVSPHGYQHIERFALEGTIPVWQFAVADALLEKRVWMQQGANTTYVQYTLSRATQPLDLQLKALVNYRDYHGDTQSHDWHMFLATLANGICITAYPGATPFYLLSDSGSVSPIHNWYYGFDLAIERYRGLKDKEDHLHAATWEVTLHPGESFTFVASTEEQPNLQGETALKLRRTQEQKLIEIAKVYRPVDSGELPTWINHLVLAADQFIVDRNLPEEPDGKTIIAGYHWFSDWGRDTMISLPGLTISTGRLEVARSILRTFAKYVDEGMLPNRFPDAGEQPEYNTVDATLWYFEAVRAYYSATDDDHLLAELFGVLADIISWHCRGTRYNIHLDPADGLLHAGVAGVQLTWMDAKVGDWVVTPRIGKPIEVNALWYNALRTMATFARQLGKPHQEYQAMADRALARFSRFWHDGLGYCYDVLDSPDGDDSTLRPNQIFAVSLPESPLTSDQQRKVVDVCGRMLLTSHGLRSLSPDDPQYQGTYGGDQYHRDAAYHQGTVWGWLLGAFVQAHLRVYQNPQQARQFLEPMANHLTAHGIGSLSEIFDGDVPMTPRGCIAQAWTVAEVLRAWLAAEG; translated from the coding sequence ATGTGTATGGAATTTGGGCGGGAAATCTGCGGTTATCTCAACACCGCCGAATCGAGGGAATGGTTAGTTACTAATGGTATTGGGGGTTATGCTTCTGGTACGGTAGCAGGGTTACTTACTCGTCGTTATCACGGCTTATTGGTAGCAGCTTTGCAACCGCCATTAGGCCGCACTTTACTATTAGCGAAACTAGATGAAACCGTTTTGTATGACCATCACTCCTATCCCTTAAATACTAATCGCTGGGCAGATGGTAATGTCAGTCCTCACGGTTATCAACATATTGAGCGTTTTGCCTTGGAGGGTACAATTCCCGTGTGGCAATTTGCTGTGGCTGATGCTTTGTTAGAAAAAAGGGTATGGATGCAGCAAGGTGCTAATACAACCTATGTTCAATATACTTTATCTCGCGCTACCCAACCGCTTGACCTACAACTTAAAGCATTAGTTAACTATCGTGATTATCATGGCGATACCCAGAGTCATGACTGGCACATGTTTTTAGCAACCCTTGCCAACGGAATTTGTATTACCGCTTATCCTGGTGCTACACCTTTCTATCTACTCAGTGACTCTGGTAGTGTGTCTCCTATCCACAATTGGTATTATGGTTTTGATTTAGCGATTGAACGCTATCGGGGATTGAAGGATAAAGAAGACCACCTCCACGCCGCGACTTGGGAAGTTACACTTCATCCTGGGGAATCATTTACTTTTGTCGCCAGTACAGAAGAACAACCAAATTTACAGGGAGAAACCGCGCTCAAATTACGACGTACTCAAGAACAAAAGTTAATAGAAATTGCCAAAGTTTATCGACCAGTTGATAGTGGAGAATTACCAACTTGGATTAACCATTTAGTACTCGCTGCTGACCAGTTTATTGTAGACCGTAACTTACCAGAAGAACCCGATGGCAAAACTATCATTGCTGGTTATCACTGGTTTAGTGACTGGGGACGAGACACAATGATTAGTCTACCGGGTTTGACAATTTCCACTGGTCGTTTAGAGGTAGCACGTTCAATTCTGCGTACGTTTGCCAAATATGTAGACGAAGGAATGTTACCTAATCGCTTTCCCGATGCGGGGGAGCAGCCAGAATACAATACAGTAGATGCTACGCTGTGGTATTTTGAAGCAGTCCGAGCTTACTACAGTGCTACAGATGATGATCATTTATTAGCTGAACTCTTTGGAGTGTTAGCGGATATTATTAGTTGGCATTGTCGCGGTACACGCTACAACATTCACTTAGATCCCGCCGATGGTTTACTTCACGCTGGGGTTGCAGGTGTGCAGTTAACTTGGATGGATGCCAAAGTGGGAGATTGGGTAGTGACACCGCGAATTGGTAAACCAATTGAAGTTAATGCACTTTGGTATAATGCTTTACGCACAATGGCTACCTTTGCCCGTCAGCTTGGTAAACCACATCAAGAATACCAAGCAATGGCAGACCGAGCTTTAGCCAGATTTTCTCGGTTTTGGCATGATGGGTTAGGTTACTGCTACGACGTTTTAGATAGTCCTGATGGCGATGATTCGACCTTACGTCCTAACCAAATCTTTGCTGTGTCGTTACCAGAAAGTCCTTTGACATCAGATCAACAGAGAAAAGTCGTGGATGTTTGCGGAAGGATGTTATTAACTTCGCATGGATTGCGATCGCTTTCTCCTGACGATCCACAATATCAGGGAACCTACGGCGGCGACCAATATCACCGGGATGCAGCTTATCACCAAGGTACTGTTTGGGGTTGGTTGCTAGGTGCATTTGTTCAAGCACACCTGCGCGTTTACCAAAATCCTCAGCAGGCGCGTCAATTTCTCGAACCAATGGCAAATCATCTTACAGCACATGGTATCGGCAGCCTTAGTGAAATATTTGATGGCGATGTACCAATGACCCCACGGGGATGTATTGCCCAAGCTTGGACAGTGGCGGAAGTTTTGCGTGCTTGGTTGGCTGCGGAAGGGTAA
- a CDS encoding NADPH-dependent FMN reductase, whose translation MAKFIVEQVAARDKLETELIDIREIAIATDDAGETLKNPEFATTIERADGLIIVVPEYNHGYPGLLKHVLDTCLKEYIHKAVGLCGVSAGPFGGTRVIQNLLPVMRELGLVTIFYDLNFSNVQTLFDDSGNLIDKPTYIRRMERFMDELVWMSTVLKHGRQEFN comes from the coding sequence GTGGCAAAATTTATTGTTGAGCAAGTTGCCGCACGAGATAAACTAGAAACAGAACTCATTGATATTAGAGAGATAGCGATCGCTACAGATGATGCAGGCGAAACACTCAAAAATCCTGAGTTTGCTACCACAATTGAGCGAGCAGATGGATTGATTATTGTTGTACCAGAGTATAACCACGGTTATCCGGGTTTGCTAAAGCACGTACTTGATACTTGCTTAAAAGAGTACATCCATAAAGCCGTAGGACTTTGCGGTGTTTCCGCAGGGCCGTTTGGTGGTACAAGAGTAATTCAAAATCTATTACCTGTAATGCGCGAGTTGGGTTTAGTAACTATTTTTTATGACCTCAACTTTAGTAATGTACAAACACTATTTGATGATTCAGGTAATTTAATTGACAAACCAACTTACATTCGCCGGATGGAAAGGTTTATGGACGAGTTAGTTTGGATGTCAACTGTCCTCAAACATGGGCGACAAGAATTTAATTAA
- a CDS encoding SDR family NAD(P)-dependent oxidoreductase codes for MNLEGKVALVTGSSQGIGQGIVLRLAQAGANVVINYRSHPEGAEETLAKVEAFGGSCHMANCPKSQGYTLQADLGSVEEVRGKIYC; via the coding sequence ATGAATTTAGAAGGTAAAGTTGCCCTAGTTACTGGTAGTAGTCAAGGAATTGGACAAGGAATAGTTTTACGTTTAGCTCAAGCAGGAGCTAATGTTGTAATTAACTATCGCTCACACCCAGAAGGAGCAGAAGAAACTTTAGCGAAGGTAGAAGCATTTGGTGGCAGTTGTCACATGGCTAATTGTCCTAAATCGCAAGGTTACACCTTACAAGCAGATTTAGGTAGCGTTGAGGAAGTGCGTGGCAAAATTTATTGTTGA
- a CDS encoding DM13 domain-containing protein has protein sequence MKAQRLIILSLASVVIVSCARQISNQQLTTNSATADAATTIASTDNTSAPSSKASDKTTIKSGTFVSGEQTTQGTVRITQKEDGSFIELDQSFKTSTSGPDLVIVLHRSDNVIGSTKPPAYSLKRGDYIVIAPLKKYNGAQDYLIPNNINLAAYNSVAIWCRQFNATFGAASLSS, from the coding sequence ATGAAAGCTCAACGGTTAATAATACTCTCACTCGCGTCTGTAGTTATTGTTAGCTGTGCCAGACAAATATCAAATCAACAACTTACTACAAATTCTGCAACTGCCGATGCAGCTACAACCATAGCATCTACTGACAATACTTCAGCCCCATCTAGTAAAGCTTCAGATAAGACTACTATTAAATCGGGTACATTCGTTTCTGGAGAACAGACAACTCAAGGCACAGTCAGAATTACTCAAAAAGAAGATGGGTCTTTTATTGAGCTTGATCAGTCATTTAAAACTTCCACATCAGGCCCAGACTTAGTAATAGTTCTTCACCGCTCTGATAATGTCATTGGCTCAACTAAACCACCAGCTTATTCTTTAAAACGAGGAGATTATATTGTGATAGCTCCTTTAAAAAAATATAATGGCGCTCAAGATTATCTAATTCCCAACAATATTAATTTAGCAGCATATAACTCTGTTGCTATTTGGTGTCGCCAGTTTAATGCTACTTTTGGTGCTGCCAGTTTGAGTAGTTAA
- a CDS encoding GAF domain-containing sensor histidine kinase has product MIKTIDNKTLQNQMWQRERRAIALLSSLNYRNGELNSYLHNVACGVSELLNVDWSVVTLCQKGFEQVLASSLDMGEGEHIYSLHGSLTGTVVETGRSLAVEDANKNPEYGEAPEGYCAYLGIPLRTAEGEVIGTICSFHQQPRNFTQDEIQFVELFAERAATAIDNYHLYEQQRQFNYTLEAEVQNRTAELRAAQAKLVEQERLAAIGEFAAMIVHEIRNPLTTMTMGLKYFQRTVTTESAQERLSLALGEATRLENLLSEILLYAKLQMLQLCELDANKFMSELLSYTSEMPEAASRQFEFIPASVPVKILGDKDKLKQVFINIVRNACEAVSPGDVIKWEINISSPNHVCINICNGGEPIPPEILSKLTQPFFSTKPSGTGLGLPITKRIVNAHGGELSIHSDTTTGTIVSVQLPRTSIQNSAI; this is encoded by the coding sequence ATGATCAAAACCATTGATAATAAAACTTTACAAAATCAAATGTGGCAACGTGAGCGTAGAGCGATCGCACTATTATCTTCCTTAAACTATCGAAATGGTGAGCTAAATAGCTATCTACATAATGTTGCCTGTGGAGTCAGTGAGTTACTTAATGTCGATTGGTCAGTAGTAACATTGTGTCAAAAGGGATTTGAGCAAGTGCTGGCCAGCAGTCTAGACATGGGTGAAGGCGAACATATTTATTCGCTGCATGGTTCACTGACAGGCACGGTTGTCGAAACTGGCCGTTCCTTAGCGGTGGAAGATGCCAACAAAAACCCAGAGTATGGCGAAGCGCCAGAAGGCTATTGTGCTTATTTAGGCATACCTTTACGGACTGCCGAAGGCGAAGTAATTGGTACTATTTGCTCTTTTCATCAGCAACCAAGGAATTTTACCCAAGATGAAATTCAATTTGTAGAATTATTTGCTGAACGTGCAGCTACAGCAATTGATAATTACCATTTGTATGAGCAACAGCGACAGTTTAATTATACCCTAGAAGCTGAAGTACAAAACCGCACAGCAGAATTACGGGCAGCGCAAGCCAAGCTTGTAGAACAAGAACGACTAGCCGCTATTGGTGAATTTGCGGCAATGATTGTGCATGAAATTCGTAATCCTTTAACTACCATGACTATGGGGTTGAAGTATTTCCAGAGAACTGTGACAACTGAATCTGCACAAGAGCGATTATCATTAGCCTTGGGCGAAGCCACTCGCTTAGAAAATCTGCTGAGTGAAATTTTGCTTTATGCCAAACTGCAGATGTTGCAACTATGCGAATTAGATGCAAATAAATTTATGAGTGAGTTGCTAAGTTACACCAGCGAGATGCCAGAAGCAGCCTCACGACAATTTGAATTTATTCCAGCCTCAGTTCCAGTGAAGATTTTAGGTGACAAAGATAAGCTCAAGCAAGTTTTTATTAATATTGTCCGTAATGCCTGTGAGGCAGTTTCACCAGGAGATGTAATTAAATGGGAAATAAATATTTCCTCTCCAAATCATGTCTGCATTAATATTTGCAATGGTGGTGAACCAATTCCTCCAGAAATCTTATCAAAGCTAACGCAGCCATTCTTTTCGACAAAACCTAGTGGTACGGGTTTGGGGCTACCCATTACTAAGCGTATCGTTAATGCTCACGGTGGAGAATTATCCATTCACTCTGATACAACAACAGGTACTATAGTAAGCGTACAGTTACCCAGAACATCAATTCAAAATTCAGCAATTTAG
- a CDS encoding Crp/Fnr family transcriptional regulator produces MFQRFNIDDLPEDLIRQISRRSLARKEYLFLDGDPADYIYYIEYGVIRLLHYTESGQTVNHYTLMSGDFLAEVLVVSDKCLCTAIVEEPTQALVIPKKAFVNTLSQNPPLMLAFLGEVAYRLHMTKMMMQIRSIRSASERVLNYLRIIVPKGSKTIIVDRPLKEIAYNLDLTPESLSRSLTQLQEEGIISREPGRIILRD; encoded by the coding sequence ATGTTTCAACGATTCAATATTGATGATTTGCCGGAAGACTTGATTCGCCAAATTAGTAGGCGATCGCTTGCTCGTAAAGAGTACTTATTTCTTGATGGTGATCCTGCCGATTATATCTATTACATAGAATACGGTGTAATTCGCTTGCTGCACTACACAGAATCGGGGCAAACCGTAAACCATTACACCCTTATGTCAGGAGACTTTTTAGCAGAGGTTTTAGTAGTATCAGATAAATGTCTCTGCACAGCTATTGTCGAGGAGCCTACCCAGGCGTTAGTAATTCCTAAAAAAGCTTTTGTGAATACACTCTCCCAAAACCCACCACTTATGTTAGCGTTCTTAGGAGAGGTTGCCTATCGCTTACACATGACCAAAATGATGATGCAAATACGTAGTATTCGTTCCGCATCAGAACGAGTATTAAATTATTTACGCATTATTGTTCCCAAAGGCTCAAAAACGATTATTGTTGATCGCCCCCTCAAAGAAATTGCTTACAACCTGGATCTCACACCCGAAAGTTTGTCTCGCTCCCTCACTCAGTTGCAGGAAGAAGGTATAATCAGCCGTGAACCTGGTCGGATTATCCTTAGAGATTAA
- a CDS encoding ATP-binding protein yields the protein MQSNQSMELASSMIPKDKVIHISKQRIIETQYSSALKPNSTNLTSLVAVEQQTAMIVHEMRSPLCVILNVLQTYRNMPLDQLEQTRLTLALEEAQRLKRMTDEILAHTCLPSQQTILLQEIRLIDLIHETIHLSTNLTIASGQKIIFAPNIGEVIVKGDRDKLKQVFLNLLMNACEAVHSGDAIAVHTHIDSHTQQILIEIHNTGQPIPPHLIPMLGHQPITTKSSGHGLGLMIVKEIIDAHIGNLEIQSSESKGTTVSVCLPIVKLCNNSQPTVPDNKNSSPTLSNREVEILQLLVDGCKNSEIAQILSISKNTVKTYISSLMNKLGVEGRTQVIVKALRLGIIQ from the coding sequence ATGCAATCAAATCAATCGATGGAGTTAGCTTCATCAATGATACCAAAGGACAAGGTTATTCATATCTCGAAACAAAGGATTATTGAAACGCAATATTCATCTGCTCTAAAACCAAATTCGACCAACCTAACAAGTTTGGTAGCAGTTGAACAGCAAACTGCCATGATTGTTCATGAGATGCGGAGTCCACTGTGCGTAATCTTAAATGTCTTACAAACATATCGAAATATGCCATTGGATCAACTTGAGCAAACTCGATTAACTCTGGCACTTGAGGAAGCGCAACGCCTGAAGCGAATGACGGATGAAATTTTAGCTCATACCTGTCTTCCTTCCCAACAGACAATTCTGTTACAAGAAATTCGATTAATTGACTTAATTCATGAAACTATACACTTATCTACAAATTTAACAATTGCATCAGGTCAGAAAATTATTTTTGCGCCTAATATTGGGGAGGTAATTGTTAAAGGCGATCGCGATAAACTCAAACAGGTTTTTCTTAATTTGTTGATGAATGCTTGTGAGGCAGTGCATTCAGGAGATGCGATCGCAGTCCACACTCACATAGACTCACACACCCAGCAAATCTTAATTGAAATTCATAATACTGGACAGCCAATTCCACCCCACTTAATCCCCATGTTGGGACATCAACCAATTACTACTAAATCTTCTGGTCACGGGTTAGGACTGATGATTGTTAAAGAAATTATTGATGCTCACATTGGCAATCTAGAAATTCAATCATCGGAAAGTAAAGGAACTACTGTTAGTGTTTGCCTACCAATTGTTAAACTTTGCAATAACTCCCAGCCTACTGTACCTGACAATAAGAACTCATCACCTACTTTATCAAACCGTGAAGTCGAGATTTTGCAATTACTTGTAGATGGTTGCAAAAATTCAGAAATTGCTCAAATCTTATCTATTTCTAAAAATACGGTTAAAACTTATATTAGTAGTTTGATGAATAAGTTAGGTGTAGAAGGACGTACTCAAGTTATTGTCAAAGCCCTACGGTTAGGAATAATTCAGTAG
- a CDS encoding DsbA family protein, translating into MNTLTLPVSDRDHIQGLLTAPIILVEYGDYQCPDCAKFHLVIQSLQQKLSEQLCFVYRHFPCRHLHSDAQHAAEAAEAAANQGKFWEMHNCLYTNHQELGNGYLVEYAIALNLDIEKFLSEVTGDLFVKRVQEDLDSGKASGVITTPTLFINGFVYSDALDQDALLYRIKLTKQTCL; encoded by the coding sequence ATGAATACACTCACCTTACCCGTCAGCGATCGCGACCATATTCAAGGATTGCTAACAGCTCCTATTATTTTAGTTGAGTATGGAGATTATCAATGTCCTGATTGTGCCAAGTTTCACTTAGTTATCCAATCTCTACAACAGAAATTGAGTGAACAGTTATGTTTTGTTTACCGACATTTTCCTTGTCGCCACCTTCACTCTGACGCTCAACATGCAGCAGAAGCAGCAGAAGCAGCCGCTAACCAAGGTAAATTTTGGGAGATGCACAATTGCCTTTACACTAATCATCAAGAACTAGGTAATGGATATTTAGTTGAGTATGCGATCGCACTCAATTTAGATATTGAGAAATTCTTAAGTGAAGTCACTGGAGATTTATTTGTGAAGCGTGTTCAAGAGGATTTAGATAGTGGCAAGGCTAGTGGTGTGATTACAACTCCAACACTATTTATTAATGGCTTTGTTTATAGTGATGCGTTAGATCAGGATGCTCTTTTATATCGGATCAAGCTGACAAAGCAAACATGCCTATAA
- a CDS encoding SDR family oxidoreductase, translated as MNINGSVALVTGANRGIGKAFIQALVQAGASRIYATARNVDSLKQVVAIAPDRIIPLALDVTNPEQIAAIAQNAQDVNLLINNAGVSGAGGFFASDSLETARWEMETNYFGSLNMIRAFAPILKQNGGGAIVNLLSIASLVNVPLLASYSASKAALHSLTQGVRAELAQQGTLVVGVFPGPVDTAMAENVPLDKVPPIQIAQATLQAVEQKIEDVQPDPVSEQVFAGFQQDPKAVEKQFASMLP; from the coding sequence ATGAATATCAATGGTTCTGTGGCATTGGTTACGGGTGCAAATAGAGGAATTGGTAAGGCTTTTATCCAGGCATTGGTACAAGCAGGTGCAAGCCGTATCTATGCCACTGCGCGTAATGTAGATTCTTTAAAACAAGTGGTAGCGATCGCTCCCGATAGGATTATACCTCTAGCACTGGATGTAACAAATCCTGAACAAATTGCGGCGATCGCCCAAAACGCACAAGACGTAAATCTGCTAATTAATAATGCTGGAGTTTCGGGTGCGGGTGGCTTTTTTGCCAGCGACAGTTTAGAAACGGCGCGTTGGGAAATGGAAACCAATTACTTTGGTTCATTAAATATGATTCGTGCTTTTGCTCCTATTCTCAAACAAAATGGTGGTGGGGCAATTGTCAATCTGTTATCAATTGCATCTTTAGTTAATGTTCCGCTTCTCGCTTCTTACAGCGCATCTAAAGCAGCATTACATTCGTTGACACAGGGAGTTCGCGCAGAATTAGCTCAACAAGGAACGCTAGTTGTCGGTGTCTTCCCAGGCCCAGTAGATACGGCAATGGCGGAAAATGTACCCCTCGATAAAGTACCCCCCATTCAAATTGCTCAAGCTACCTTGCAGGCAGTAGAACAGAAAATTGAAGATGTACAACCTGATCCCGTTTCTGAACAAGTATTTGCAGGATTTCAGCAAGATCCGAAGGCTGTTGAAAAGCAATTTGCCAGTATGTTGCCTTAA